In a genomic window of Helianthus annuus cultivar XRQ/B chromosome 10, HanXRQr2.0-SUNRISE, whole genome shotgun sequence:
- the LOC110881639 gene encoding uncharacterized protein LOC110881639: protein MNGWDKNIGELHAMLKTAEAGMGKKALPVLAINEGGNKKRPHPASKANYAKRKGHVKGKGKGKGKAKEEPTKPKEKKQKVAMNDPCFGCGEIGHWKRNCLTYQNELKNKRDAGQTSEINIIRRETLVSSWATEQRLKSKLKETTF, encoded by the exons ATGAATGGATGGGACAAGAACATTGGTGAacttcatgcaatgctcaaaacggctGAAGCAGGAATGGGCAAAAAGGCTTTACCCGTCCTAGCGATCAATGAAGGAGGCAACAAGAAGAGGCCCCACCCCGCCTCTAAAGCAAACTATGCTAAAAGAAAAGGACACGTCAAGGGAAAGGGGAAGGGAAAGGGAAAAGCTAAAGAAGAACCCACCAAACCAAAAGAGAAGAAGCAAAAGGTTGCTATGAATGACCCATGTTTTGGATGTGGTGAGATAGGACACTGGAAGAGAAATTGTCTAACCTATCAAAatgagttgaaaaacaagagggatgcagggcaaacctcag aaataaacattatAAGAAGGGAGACgctagtctcttcatgggcaacGGAGCAAAGGTTGAAGTCGAAGCTCAAGGAGACTACGTTTTAG